One genomic region from Pseudomonas sp. R5-89-07 encodes:
- the argH gene encoding argininosuccinate lyase yields the protein MSQPTDRLWGARFSTGPSAALAALSRCPERYFRLTPYDLAGSRAHARELQRAGLLDESETLRTLEALDRIGEDFASERLHPTLDDEDVHTFIERVLTERLGALGGKLRAGRSRNDQTANDLRLFLRDHARTIATEVLGLQQALVEQAEQHIESICPGFTHLQQAQPIVFAHHLLAHAQSMLRDVHRLMDWDVRTALSPLGAAAMAGSAIARQPEHSAKEMGYTGPCENSIDAVASRDHVAEFLFVAGMLGVNISRLSEEFCLWSSRQFRWVVLDDAYATGSSIMPQKKNPDIAELARGKAGRLIGNLTGLMSTLKSLPLSYNRDLSEDKHSVLDSVDTLLLVLPAMAGMVSTMQVQVQELRRQAPMGFTLATEVADWLAMRGVPFKEAHEITGALVQACEKHEIELWEASPAMLAQVDARLTPEVRDCLTVEAAIAARSGWGGTAPERVKEQIGRLKSALATQQKWVESYQGFRI from the coding sequence ATGTCCCAGCCCACCGACCGCCTTTGGGGCGCTCGTTTCAGCACCGGCCCGTCTGCGGCGCTGGCCGCATTGTCACGTTGCCCTGAGCGCTACTTCCGCCTCACGCCCTACGACCTCGCCGGCTCCCGAGCCCATGCCCGTGAACTGCAGCGCGCCGGTTTACTGGATGAGTCCGAGACGTTGCGCACGCTGGAAGCGCTGGACCGTATCGGTGAGGATTTCGCCTCCGAGCGCCTGCATCCAACCCTGGATGACGAAGACGTACACACCTTTATCGAACGCGTATTGACCGAGCGCCTGGGCGCCCTGGGCGGCAAGTTGCGCGCAGGGCGTTCACGCAACGACCAGACCGCCAACGATCTGCGCCTGTTCCTGCGCGACCATGCGCGCACCATCGCCACCGAGGTGTTGGGTTTGCAGCAGGCGTTGGTCGAGCAGGCCGAACAACATATCGAGAGCATCTGCCCGGGCTTTACCCATTTGCAGCAGGCGCAACCCATCGTGTTCGCCCACCACTTGCTCGCTCACGCCCAGTCGATGCTGCGCGACGTACACCGCCTGATGGATTGGGATGTGCGTACAGCGTTGTCGCCACTGGGCGCTGCAGCGATGGCCGGTTCGGCGATTGCGCGACAGCCTGAGCATTCGGCCAAGGAGATGGGCTACACCGGGCCGTGCGAAAACTCTATCGATGCCGTCGCCAGCCGTGACCATGTGGCGGAGTTCCTGTTTGTGGCGGGCATGCTCGGGGTGAACATTTCGCGGCTGTCGGAGGAGTTTTGCCTGTGGTCATCGCGGCAATTTCGCTGGGTGGTGCTGGACGATGCCTACGCCACCGGCAGTTCGATCATGCCGCAGAAGAAAAATCCGGACATTGCCGAACTGGCACGAGGCAAGGCCGGGCGCTTGATCGGCAACCTGACCGGGTTGATGTCGACGCTCAAGTCGTTGCCGCTGTCGTACAACCGCGATTTGAGCGAAGACAAACACAGCGTGCTCGATAGCGTGGACACCTTGCTGCTGGTGCTGCCGGCAATGGCCGGGATGGTGTCGACCATGCAGGTGCAAGTGCAGGAACTGCGGCGGCAGGCGCCGATGGGCTTTACCTTGGCGACCGAGGTGGCGGATTGGTTGGCCATGCGCGGCGTGCCGTTCAAGGAGGCACATGAGATTACAGGCGCTTTGGTGCAGGCCTGTGAGAAGCATGAGATTGAATTGTGGGAAGCGTCGCCGGCGATGTTGGCGCAGGTGGATGCTCGGTTGACGCCCGAGGTGCGCGACTGCCTGACCGTGGAGGCGGCGATTGCAGCGCGCAGTGGCTGGGGTGGCACGGCGCCGGAGCGGGTCAAGGAGCAGATTGGGCGGTTGAAGAGCGCATTGGCGACCCAGCAGAAGTGGGTTGAGAGCTATCAGGGGTTCAGGATTTAG
- a CDS encoding amino acid ABC transporter permease, translated as MNQTPAERLQAERKLSENQFDITQYEHVPRRYYGRMFFATLIVIVLAALLRAFANGQIEWSYIGQFLTSEAILWGLLNTIVMSILAMALGVVIGVITAIMRMSANPILRYVAITYTWLFRGTPLILQLLLWFNLALIFPVIAIPGLFSIDTVDLMTPFVAALLGLSINQGAYTAEVVRAGLLSVDTGQYEAAKSIGMPSLQALRRIILPQAMRVIIPPVGNEFISMVKMTSLASVIQYSELLHNAQNIYYANARVMELLIVAGIWYLAVVTVLSFGQSRLERRFARGAGKRS; from the coding sequence ATGAATCAAACCCCGGCCGAGCGCTTGCAAGCCGAGCGCAAACTGTCCGAGAACCAGTTCGATATCACGCAGTACGAGCATGTGCCGCGGCGCTATTACGGGCGGATGTTTTTTGCCACGTTGATTGTGATTGTGTTGGCGGCGCTGTTGCGCGCCTTCGCCAATGGCCAGATCGAATGGTCCTACATCGGCCAGTTCCTCACGTCCGAAGCCATTCTTTGGGGCCTGCTGAATACCATTGTCATGTCGATCCTGGCGATGGCGCTGGGGGTGGTGATCGGGGTGATCACGGCGATCATGCGCATGTCGGCCAACCCGATCCTGCGCTACGTGGCCATCACCTACACTTGGCTGTTTCGCGGCACGCCGCTGATTCTGCAGCTGCTGCTGTGGTTCAACCTGGCGCTGATTTTCCCGGTGATAGCCATTCCCGGTCTGTTCAGCATCGACACCGTGGACCTGATGACGCCGTTCGTGGCCGCCCTGCTCGGCCTGAGTATCAACCAGGGTGCCTACACCGCCGAAGTAGTGCGTGCCGGCCTGTTGTCGGTGGACACCGGCCAGTACGAAGCCGCCAAGTCCATTGGCATGCCGAGCCTGCAGGCGCTGCGCAGGATCATTCTCCCGCAGGCCATGCGCGTGATCATTCCGCCTGTAGGCAACGAGTTTATCAGCATGGTGAAAATGACCAGCCTGGCCAGCGTCATCCAGTACTCGGAGCTTTTGCACAACGCGCAGAACATCTACTACGCCAACGCCCGGGTGATGGAGCTGCTGATTGTGGCCGGCATCTGGTACCTGGCAGTGGTGACTGTTCTTTCATTTGGTCAAAGCCGCCTCGAGCGTCGCTTTGCCCGCGGCGCCGGCAAGCGTTCGTAA
- a CDS encoding amino acid ABC transporter ATP-binding protein — protein sequence MRSIVKAVNLNKYYDQYHALRDINIEVEQGEVMCIIGPSGSGKSTLLRCVNQLEKIDKGGLWVDGELVGYRVVGNKLHEMNEAQIARQRLATGMVFQRFNLFPHMTVLQNIIEGPCQVLKRSPKEAIEDAVELLARVGLADKRNAYPVELSGGQQQRVAIARALAMRPKLMLFDEPTSALDPELVGEVLSVMRDLATTGMTMIVVTHELGFAREVSNRMVFMDAGQIVEAGSPEEILISPQNPRTQSFISAVRT from the coding sequence ATGAGAAGCATCGTCAAGGCCGTCAACCTGAACAAGTATTACGACCAGTATCACGCGCTGCGCGACATCAATATCGAGGTCGAGCAAGGCGAGGTGATGTGCATCATCGGGCCGTCCGGCTCGGGTAAAAGCACCCTGCTGCGCTGCGTCAACCAGCTGGAAAAAATCGACAAGGGCGGCCTGTGGGTCGACGGCGAGCTGGTGGGTTACCGCGTGGTCGGCAACAAGTTGCACGAGATGAATGAAGCGCAGATTGCCCGCCAGCGCCTGGCCACCGGCATGGTGTTTCAACGCTTCAATTTGTTCCCGCACATGACCGTGTTGCAGAACATCATCGAAGGCCCGTGCCAGGTGCTCAAGCGCTCGCCCAAGGAGGCCATCGAAGACGCAGTGGAACTGCTGGCCCGCGTGGGTTTGGCGGACAAGCGCAATGCCTACCCGGTGGAATTGTCCGGCGGGCAACAGCAGCGCGTGGCGATCGCCCGTGCGCTGGCGATGCGCCCCAAGCTGATGTTGTTCGACGAACCCACGTCAGCCCTCGACCCGGAGCTGGTAGGAGAAGTGCTGTCGGTGATGCGCGATCTGGCCACCACCGGCATGACCATGATCGTGGTCACCCATGAATTGGGCTTCGCTCGCGAAGTGTCCAACCGCATGGTGTTTATGGATGCCGGCCAGATTGTGGAAGCCGGCAGCCCGGAAGAAATTCTAATAAGCCCACAAAACCCGCGTACCCAAAGCTTCATTTCTGCCGTTCGCACTTAA
- a CDS encoding ABC transporter substrate-binding protein yields MKNLFIPTLLAGLMASSCVFAALPAAIKDKGEISAAIVPNYPPMDFKDPATNTLTGFDFDLGNALAERLGVKIKWQETGFEQMLSGLTTKRVDIVLSGMTDTAERQKSVTFIDYFTSGPQLYTLAKREEIKELTDLCGKKVGTSRRTTWPSEIAAWSKENCEAAGKPAIVVIGTEGSADARAQLQQNRLDAAMQGSETIPYLMSLDKGKYKPVGLAISKQFTGLGIEKSNTELVAAISEALQGMIDDGTYGKILKKWDLEQGAVEKISINAGQ; encoded by the coding sequence ATGAAAAACCTGTTTATCCCAACCTTGCTCGCGGGCCTGATGGCCTCCTCGTGTGTATTCGCGGCATTGCCGGCGGCCATCAAGGACAAGGGTGAAATCAGCGCGGCCATCGTGCCGAACTACCCACCGATGGACTTCAAGGACCCGGCCACCAACACGCTCACCGGCTTTGACTTCGACTTGGGCAACGCCTTGGCCGAACGCCTGGGGGTGAAAATCAAGTGGCAGGAAACCGGCTTCGAGCAAATGCTCAGCGGCTTGACCACCAAGCGCGTGGACATCGTGTTGTCGGGCATGACCGATACCGCCGAGCGCCAGAAGTCGGTGACCTTTATCGACTACTTCACCAGCGGCCCGCAGCTCTACACCTTGGCCAAGCGCGAAGAGATCAAGGAGTTGACCGACTTGTGCGGGAAAAAAGTCGGTACCAGCCGCCGTACCACCTGGCCGTCGGAAATTGCCGCCTGGAGCAAGGAAAACTGCGAGGCAGCCGGTAAGCCGGCGATCGTGGTGATCGGTACCGAAGGCTCGGCCGATGCGCGGGCGCAGTTGCAGCAGAACCGTCTTGATGCGGCGATGCAGGGCAGTGAGACGATTCCTTATTTGATGTCGCTGGACAAGGGCAAATACAAGCCGGTGGGGTTGGCGATTTCCAAGCAGTTCACGGGGCTGGGGATCGAGAAAAGCAATACCGAGCTGGTCGCTGCGATCAGTGAGGCGTTGCAGGGCATGATTGACGATGGAACCTACGGCAAGATCCTGAAGAAGTGGGATCTGGAGCAGGGTGCGGTGGAAAAAATCTCCATCAACGCCGGCCAGTAA
- a CDS encoding MFS transporter codes for MATYSLVIRRLLICSVTIVVSRSMTSPLLALWLSTRLGLNQQDIGLLMGVAVFIATLLGLYGGYIIDRLEKRKLLILAMLSSSIGFLLLTFASNLYLTTLTLVITEAASALFLIGSKAIISENLPVGERAKVFSLRYTLTNVGYATGPMLGVVIAGQLPWAPFLIASAIAFGSLFLMIGIAPTVRDARHKPQSFLSTLQTLRSDRTLILFTSGSLLSTIVHGRYTLYLSQFLLVAYKPAEALKILSAVLACNAITVILMQYQIGRFLKREQLRYWIVLGTLLFMCGLIGFSLADSLVTWCLAMFVFTLGEMIIYPAEFLFIDTIAPDALRGSYYGAQNLAAFGGAMSPVICGYLLINAAPASMFYALAALTAAGGTLCFLSGRRVASSC; via the coding sequence ATGGCCACCTACTCCCTGGTAATTCGCCGCCTGTTGATTTGCTCGGTGACCATCGTGGTCAGCCGGTCCATGACCAGCCCGCTGCTGGCCCTCTGGCTGAGCACTCGCTTGGGTCTCAACCAGCAGGACATCGGCCTGCTGATGGGCGTTGCGGTGTTTATCGCCACCCTGCTCGGTTTGTACGGCGGCTACATCATTGACCGCCTGGAAAAGCGCAAGCTGCTGATCCTGGCCATGCTCTCCAGCTCGATTGGCTTTCTGTTACTGACGTTTGCCAGCAACCTCTATCTCACCACCCTGACCCTGGTGATCACCGAAGCCGCGTCGGCGCTGTTCTTGATCGGCTCCAAGGCGATCATCAGCGAAAACTTGCCGGTGGGCGAACGTGCCAAAGTGTTTTCCCTGCGCTACACCCTGACCAATGTCGGCTACGCCACCGGCCCCATGCTTGGCGTGGTAATCGCCGGCCAACTGCCCTGGGCACCGTTCCTGATAGCCAGCGCCATCGCCTTTGGCAGCCTGTTCCTGATGATCGGTATTGCACCGACCGTACGGGACGCCCGTCATAAACCGCAAAGCTTTCTGAGCACCCTGCAGACCTTGCGCAGCGACCGCACGCTGATCCTGTTCACCAGCGGCAGCTTGTTAAGCACCATCGTCCACGGGCGCTACACCCTGTATCTGTCGCAGTTTTTGCTGGTGGCCTACAAGCCCGCCGAGGCCTTGAAGATTCTGTCTGCGGTGCTGGCCTGCAACGCCATCACGGTGATTTTAATGCAGTACCAGATCGGCCGTTTTCTCAAGCGTGAGCAACTGCGCTACTGGATCGTCCTGGGCACCTTGTTGTTCATGTGCGGCCTGATTGGTTTCAGCCTGGCCGACAGCCTGGTCACCTGGTGCCTGGCGATGTTCGTGTTCACCCTGGGCGAGATGATCATCTACCCTGCCGAGTTCCTGTTTATCGACACCATCGCCCCCGATGCATTGCGAGGCAGTTACTACGGTGCGCAGAACCTGGCGGCGTTTGGCGGGGCAATGAGCCCGGTGATTTGCGGGTACTTGCTGATCAATGCCGCGCCGGCCAGCATGTTCTATGCGCTGGCGGCATTGACCGCAGCCGGAGGAACACTGTGTTTCCTCAGCGGGCGACGGGTTGCAAGTTCTTGCTGA
- a CDS encoding helix-turn-helix transcriptional regulator: MSSLAMSSFVEQQIVLHQFTAKHSAQARVMLGWSREELARQADVAVRAIEQLESHGDVDDEIRLALAFCLEAQGLVFFPGFAPGWGMSKRRFDTVSAEPAAPGLISRLLGSPAASVESPTPQPNGA; this comes from the coding sequence ATGTCCTCTCTGGCAATGAGCTCTTTCGTAGAACAGCAGATCGTGCTTCACCAATTCACCGCCAAACACAGCGCCCAGGCCCGCGTCATGTTGGGCTGGAGCCGCGAAGAACTGGCCCGTCAGGCTGACGTGGCGGTGCGAGCCATTGAACAATTGGAGAGCCACGGCGACGTGGATGATGAAATCCGATTGGCCCTGGCGTTTTGCCTGGAAGCGCAAGGGTTGGTGTTTTTTCCGGGGTTCGCACCGGGATGGGGAATGAGCAAGCGCCGGTTCGACACTGTATCGGCCGAACCTGCGGCACCCGGCCTGATCTCTCGGTTGCTGGGCTCACCCGCAGCGTCGGTTGAATCACCAACGCCTCAACCCAATGGTGCGTAG
- a CDS encoding amidase family protein translates to MIGPFSAGGWATGLFQALSNPPQGFKGAFQMAGEMTSGGGVTSELLVKDAFRQIANIDRGLQGGNAFIETNPDALKDARARDAERKKGHVRGYLHGVPIALKDVFETKDRMQTSAGSKALVGQAATKNARVVDNLLKAGAVVVGKTNMSELSNFRSELPADGWSSRGGQTLNPHRLGGVVAGSSSGSAVAVAQGHVPLALGVETSGSVIAPAAYNGVIGLKTSVGLLSNEGVMTSTRMDTIGTFTRNVCDAAEALNAMAETSLYSEGLRSDALKGKRIGYTPVPELSEAEAKDPAKRADSKHYADALEVLRSQGAILVPLGSLEEDVGEETYAGYNEALFSDVKHQLEEYLAGREGLPVKSLTELIAFNKRHQKPGEPDQKLLKLISGLETTQDQRDKLWEAVIPVFQKTIDDPIKEHKLDAMVSNFLSNNYFFSAAAGYPGMSIPSGMDEEGMPTALYIYGSANSEATLLSAAYVYEQATQAIKEPAFLPGTPFMPAPVITLEVAEVPAG, encoded by the coding sequence ATGATCGGACCATTTTCGGCAGGTGGGTGGGCGACAGGCTTGTTCCAAGCGCTTTCAAATCCGCCGCAGGGTTTCAAGGGCGCCTTTCAAATGGCAGGGGAGATGACCAGTGGCGGCGGGGTCACTTCAGAGTTACTGGTGAAAGATGCGTTCAGGCAAATCGCCAACATTGATCGCGGACTGCAGGGCGGTAATGCATTTATCGAAACCAATCCGGATGCGCTCAAGGACGCCAGGGCACGAGATGCGGAACGTAAAAAAGGCCATGTGCGCGGGTATTTGCACGGTGTCCCGATCGCGCTCAAGGATGTGTTTGAAACCAAGGACCGTATGCAGACAAGTGCTGGTTCCAAAGCGCTGGTGGGGCAGGCCGCGACTAAAAATGCCAGGGTCGTGGACAACTTGCTGAAGGCAGGAGCGGTGGTTGTGGGTAAAACCAATATGAGCGAACTGTCTAACTTCCGCTCTGAGTTACCGGCGGACGGCTGGAGCTCCCGAGGTGGCCAGACCCTGAACCCGCATCGCCTGGGAGGGGTGGTCGCAGGATCGAGTTCAGGCTCTGCCGTGGCGGTTGCCCAAGGGCATGTACCGCTGGCGTTAGGGGTGGAAACCAGCGGGTCAGTCATTGCGCCAGCGGCCTACAACGGCGTTATTGGCTTGAAAACCTCCGTGGGCTTGCTGAGCAACGAGGGGGTCATGACCAGTACACGCATGGATACGATTGGCACGTTCACGCGCAATGTCTGCGATGCGGCAGAAGCGCTCAACGCCATGGCAGAGACAAGTCTTTACAGTGAAGGCCTGCGGTCCGATGCCTTGAAAGGCAAACGAATTGGCTACACGCCTGTGCCTGAATTGTCCGAGGCGGAGGCTAAAGACCCCGCGAAGCGGGCGGACAGTAAACATTACGCGGACGCGCTCGAGGTGTTGAGGTCCCAGGGTGCGATTCTGGTGCCCTTGGGCTCGCTCGAAGAGGACGTCGGTGAGGAAACCTATGCCGGCTACAACGAGGCGTTGTTTTCAGACGTCAAGCATCAATTGGAAGAGTACCTAGCCGGGCGCGAAGGCTTGCCGGTCAAATCGCTTACGGAGCTTATTGCGTTCAATAAGCGTCACCAGAAGCCGGGTGAGCCTGACCAGAAACTGCTGAAACTTATCAGCGGCCTGGAGACGACTCAGGACCAGCGCGACAAGTTGTGGGAGGCCGTCATCCCGGTGTTCCAGAAAACCATCGATGATCCGATAAAAGAGCACAAGCTCGACGCCATGGTGTCGAACTTCCTCTCAAACAACTATTTTTTCAGCGCTGCGGCAGGTTACCCAGGAATGTCCATTCCGTCTGGCATGGATGAGGAGGGGATGCCAACGGCGCTTTACATTTACGGGTCGGCTAACAGCGAGGCCACATTGTTGTCGGCTGCCTATGTTTATGAGCAAGCAACGCAGGCGATAAAAGAGCCGGCGTTTCTGCCAGGCACGCCCTTCATGCCAGCACCTGTAATTACACTTGAAGTGGCCGAAGTCCCAGCGGGCTAA
- a CDS encoding MBL fold metallo-hydrolase: MATISTPVDPAPTALKPAERDQGHFHNDAPVPHGGFGKTLRIFWNMAFNKPRTTRPVGTIPVQPLTREQLVAAPDHSVFRLGHSTVLLKMRGKFWVTDPVFAERASPFSWAGPKRFHQPPISLEELPPLEAVILSHNHYDHLDRTAVTQLADKTRYFLAPLGVGDTLVKWGVDADKVRQLDWWQGTEVDGIRFVATPAQHFSGRGLFDSNQTLWCSWVMIDDARRIFFSGDTGYFDGFKRIGEQYGPFDLTLMETGAYNVDWPHVHMQPEQTLQAHIDLKGRWLLPIHNGTFDLAFHAWHEPFDRIMALAWERNVSITTPAMGQAFRLNQPERGHAWWMDVENHEVKEQAAG, from the coding sequence ATGGCTACGATCTCAACCCCTGTTGACCCGGCACCCACTGCGCTCAAGCCTGCCGAGCGCGACCAGGGGCATTTCCACAACGACGCACCAGTGCCCCACGGCGGCTTTGGCAAGACGTTGCGCATCTTCTGGAACATGGCATTCAATAAACCGCGCACGACCAGGCCTGTGGGCACCATCCCGGTACAACCCCTGACCCGCGAGCAGTTGGTGGCAGCCCCTGACCACAGTGTGTTCCGCCTGGGCCATTCAACCGTGCTGCTGAAAATGCGCGGTAAATTCTGGGTCACCGACCCGGTGTTCGCCGAGCGCGCCTCGCCGTTCAGTTGGGCCGGCCCCAAGCGTTTCCACCAACCGCCTATCAGCCTGGAAGAATTGCCACCGTTGGAAGCGGTGATTCTTTCCCACAATCACTACGACCACCTTGACCGCACGGCTGTCACCCAACTGGCCGACAAGACGCGCTACTTTCTGGCGCCTCTAGGGGTGGGAGACACGCTGGTCAAATGGGGGGTGGACGCCGACAAGGTGCGGCAACTGGATTGGTGGCAGGGCACCGAGGTCGATGGCATTCGTTTTGTTGCTACGCCGGCGCAGCATTTTTCCGGACGTGGCCTGTTCGACAGCAACCAGACCCTCTGGTGTTCCTGGGTGATGATCGATGACGCGCGGCGGATCTTTTTCAGCGGCGACACGGGTTATTTCGACGGCTTCAAGCGGATCGGCGAGCAATACGGACCGTTTGACCTGACCTTGATGGAAACCGGGGCCTACAACGTAGATTGGCCGCATGTGCATATGCAGCCGGAGCAGACGTTGCAGGCGCATATCGACCTCAAGGGCCGCTGGCTGCTACCGATTCACAACGGCACGTTCGACCTGGCCTTTCACGCCTGGCACGAGCCGTTTGACCGTATCATGGCGCTGGCGTGGGAGCGCAACGTGTCGATCACTACGCCGGCGATGGGACAGGCATTCAGGCTCAACCAGCCCGAACGAGGGCATGCGTGGTGGATGGACGTAGAAAATCATGAGGTGAAGGAGCAGGCAGCAGGTTGA
- a CDS encoding TetR/AcrR family transcriptional regulator: protein MNASPRLTDRKREAIVAAAIAEFRANGFEVTSMDKIAATAGVSKRTVYNHFPSKEELFAEILHQLWASSVAQLDVAYSSEHPLRDQLRGLLEAKMKMMSDTNFLDLARVAIAATIHSPERAQDMVNRLSEREEGFTQWVCAAQEDGRLRCGDPAFAAHQIQSMLKAFAFWPQITLGQPILDATSQAHVIESAIDLFLAGYEVSPHPPQ from the coding sequence ATGAATGCTTCCCCACGCCTCACCGACCGTAAACGCGAAGCCATCGTGGCGGCGGCCATCGCCGAATTTCGGGCGAATGGCTTCGAGGTCACCAGCATGGACAAGATCGCCGCCACTGCTGGTGTTTCCAAACGCACGGTCTACAACCACTTCCCCAGTAAGGAAGAACTGTTTGCCGAAATCCTGCATCAATTGTGGGCCAGCAGCGTCGCGCAACTGGACGTGGCGTACAGCAGCGAACACCCCCTGCGCGACCAACTGCGCGGGTTGCTGGAAGCGAAAATGAAGATGATGTCGGATACCAACTTCCTCGACCTGGCGCGCGTGGCTATTGCTGCCACCATTCACTCGCCGGAACGCGCCCAGGACATGGTCAACCGTTTGAGCGAGCGCGAAGAAGGCTTCACCCAATGGGTTTGCGCCGCCCAGGAAGATGGGCGTCTGCGCTGCGGTGACCCGGCGTTCGCCGCTCACCAGATCCAAAGCATGCTCAAAGCCTTTGCGTTCTGGCCGCAGATCACCCTTGGCCAACCCATCCTCGACGCAACGTCCCAGGCCCATGTGATCGAATCGGCAATCGACCTGTTCCTTGCCGGTTATGAGGTCAGCCCTCACCCCCCTCAGTAA
- a CDS encoding diguanylate cyclase: MENRRGKGLSFAKRIYKPRIIGLGVGCISVMGAMHPLSLPAWVWALLLFNGYAWAHVAYLMSTRSPFPYQAEQRNFLYDSLFGGFWAAATQFTPLTAVTLVSMMAMNNVAAGGRRLFVRGLLAQAAGVGVAWALFGIRFNPQVDLVEVYTCLPMLTLYPMLIGMVCYELAIKLSEHKRALSALSRIDSLTGLLNHGSWKDLLSLEFHQRQQQQGVATIALIDIDHFKRINDTHGHIVGDTVLRQLSHELRQHLRENDLAGRYGGDEFCVILAQTPLEKAAQIMEHMRETFGNYRHPHIPELRVSLSIGLAGFEPALSDAAAWLNAADRALYVAKRNGRNRVNASADAVAYPA, translated from the coding sequence ATGGAAAACAGACGAGGCAAGGGACTTTCATTTGCCAAGCGTATCTACAAGCCAAGGATCATCGGACTGGGTGTCGGCTGCATCAGTGTAATGGGGGCTATGCACCCGCTGTCGCTGCCCGCTTGGGTATGGGCATTGCTGTTGTTCAATGGCTATGCCTGGGCGCATGTGGCCTACCTGATGTCGACCCGTTCGCCCTTCCCCTACCAGGCCGAGCAACGCAATTTTCTGTACGACTCACTGTTCGGCGGGTTCTGGGCCGCAGCCACCCAATTCACCCCACTGACGGCGGTCACCCTTGTGTCGATGATGGCGATGAACAATGTCGCGGCCGGCGGCCGGCGCCTGTTCGTGCGCGGCTTGCTGGCCCAGGCCGCCGGTGTGGGTGTGGCGTGGGCGCTGTTCGGCATTCGGTTCAACCCGCAAGTGGACCTGGTCGAGGTCTACACCTGCCTGCCGATGCTGACGCTCTACCCGATGTTGATCGGCATGGTCTGCTATGAGCTGGCGATCAAACTGTCAGAACATAAACGCGCCCTCAGCGCCTTGAGTCGCATCGACAGCCTGACGGGGCTGCTCAATCACGGCTCGTGGAAAGACCTGCTGAGTCTCGAGTTTCATCAGCGTCAGCAACAACAGGGGGTGGCCACCATCGCCCTGATTGATATCGATCACTTCAAGCGCATCAACGACACCCACGGCCATATCGTTGGTGACACGGTGCTGCGCCAGCTAAGCCACGAGCTACGCCAGCATCTGCGGGAAAACGACTTGGCCGGGCGCTACGGTGGCGATGAATTTTGTGTGATTCTTGCGCAAACGCCGTTGGAAAAAGCAGCGCAAATCATGGAACACATGCGCGAAACGTTCGGTAACTATCGCCACCCGCACATCCCAGAATTACGCGTAAGTCTGAGCATTGGCCTGGCAGGTTTCGAGCCTGCCTTGAGCGATGCGGCGGCGTGGCTCAATGCTGCGGATCGCGCGTTGTACGTGGCCAAACGCAACGGCCGCAACCGGGTCAATGCCAGCGCTGACGCCGTCGCGTATCCGGCCTGA